One Streptomyces hundungensis DNA segment encodes these proteins:
- a CDS encoding rhomboid-like protein, whose product MTTLLPRGAERSRPVRSWVRSTPGTHLWLLVIALTSLVIQLSTRDLEHFLLHRNSSNIHELTKHPVQALFTSAFWIENPSSLLLYLVLFEVVHGTVERWLGTLRWLCTVVVGHVVATLISQEYVLWSIQNQHLPKRLAHAMSHVVDIGVSYGLAASAGILVYRLPHPWRWLYLVGLAVFFGVPLATGGTFTDLGHVTALVIGLACWPLTRDVPTRNPVAPNDRAGHSG is encoded by the coding sequence ATGACGACCCTGCTCCCCCGTGGCGCCGAGCGCTCGCGGCCGGTCCGTTCGTGGGTGCGTTCCACGCCCGGGACGCACCTCTGGCTGCTGGTCATCGCCCTCACCAGCCTCGTCATCCAGCTCTCCACGCGGGACCTTGAACACTTCCTGCTGCACCGCAACAGCAGCAACATCCACGAGCTGACCAAGCACCCCGTGCAGGCCCTGTTCACCAGCGCGTTCTGGATCGAGAACCCGTCCTCGCTCCTGCTCTACCTGGTGCTCTTCGAGGTCGTCCACGGCACGGTGGAGCGCTGGCTCGGCACCCTGCGATGGCTCTGCACGGTCGTCGTGGGGCATGTGGTGGCGACGCTGATCAGCCAGGAGTACGTCCTGTGGTCGATCCAGAACCAGCACTTGCCCAAGCGGCTCGCGCACGCCATGTCCCATGTGGTGGACATCGGGGTCAGTTACGGGCTCGCCGCGTCGGCGGGCATCCTCGTGTACCGGCTGCCCCATCCCTGGCGCTGGCTCTATCTCGTGGGGCTTGCCGTGTTCTTCGGCGTCCCGCTCGCGACCGGCGGCACGTTCACCGACCTCGGCCATGTGACCGCGCTGGTCATCGGTCTCGCGTGCTGGCCGCTGACCCGGGACGTGCCCACGCGAAATCCGGTGGCGCCCAACGACCGTGCGGGGCACAGTGGTTGA
- a CDS encoding FadR/GntR family transcriptional regulator → MALRTAGRQSLVDTVVDQLKAQLTNGEWAVGDRIPTEHELAEQLAVGRNTVREAVRVLVHAGLLESRQGNGTFVRSTADPSAVLQGIRAADTLDVLELRVALEAEAARLAAERRDTADMVALRGALRTLREHGDRAADADMAFHLGVVQATHNPAFIEVYRFFSVQVHESLITSLRDQEMPAIDLDTHEALVDAIESGDPAAAERAVRELLREPLAAVRALAVRG, encoded by the coding sequence GTGGCCCTCAGAACGGCGGGACGACAGTCCCTGGTGGACACCGTGGTCGATCAGCTGAAGGCCCAGCTGACCAACGGCGAGTGGGCGGTCGGCGACCGCATCCCGACCGAGCACGAGCTGGCCGAGCAACTGGCCGTCGGCCGCAACACGGTCCGCGAGGCGGTCCGCGTCCTGGTCCACGCGGGCCTGCTCGAATCCCGCCAGGGCAACGGCACCTTCGTACGCTCCACGGCCGACCCTTCCGCCGTCCTCCAGGGAATCCGCGCGGCCGACACCCTTGACGTTCTCGAACTCCGCGTCGCTCTGGAGGCCGAAGCCGCCCGGCTCGCCGCCGAACGCCGCGACACCGCCGACATGGTGGCCCTGCGCGGCGCCCTGCGAACCCTGCGGGAACACGGCGACCGCGCCGCCGACGCCGACATGGCGTTCCACCTGGGCGTGGTGCAGGCCACCCACAACCCGGCCTTCATCGAGGTGTACCGGTTCTTCTCGGTGCAGGTGCACGAAAGTCTGATCACGTCGCTGCGCGACCAGGAGATGCCGGCGATCGACCTCGACACGCACGAGGCGCTGGTCGACGCGATCGAGAGCGGCGACCCCGCGGCTGCGGAGCGCGCGGTACGCGAACTCCTCCGCGAGCCGCTGGCCGCGGTACGGGCGTTGGCGGTACGGGGGTAG
- a CDS encoding CynX/NimT family MFS transporter codes for MLLPDAEADVRPSPQGIAARRALLAHPVVLLVGIVLASVNMRAALASVSPLVSDISESFGLSSTASSLVTSVPVLFLGLGALVAPWLARRFGTEPVLLFALLLLAVGILVRVAPSTVALYGGGVLVGTAIALLNVLMPGLIKRDFPDRAASMTSVYTGAMIAGATVVAASSVPLEKAFGDSWEASLAVWSLLAVLAAVAWLPQVLIARGRTGHEVRVTSGAASHSTGRGTTGGSAALGSSSDGKSVWRSALAWQVTFFMGLQSLWSYVLIAWMPTIFTDHGMSRSTAGVIFAFNNLIQVAGAFAVPLLAGRMRSQRPLIVLVTSLVAAGYVGLMVAPVSGAWLWAGVLGIGQGGAVGLALTLIVLRSGDARTAARLSGMAQTVGYLLAAVGPLTAGAVHQATGGWTVPIALVLGVCAAALAVGLFAARDRTV; via the coding sequence TTGCTGCTGCCCGACGCCGAGGCCGACGTACGGCCATCGCCTCAGGGCATTGCCGCGCGCCGGGCTCTGCTGGCGCATCCGGTGGTGCTGCTGGTCGGGATCGTGCTGGCATCGGTGAACATGCGGGCGGCCCTGGCCAGCGTCTCGCCGCTGGTGAGCGACATCAGCGAGTCGTTCGGGCTGTCGTCGACCGCGAGCAGCCTGGTGACCTCCGTGCCCGTGCTCTTCCTCGGGCTCGGCGCCCTGGTGGCTCCCTGGCTGGCGCGCCGCTTCGGAACCGAGCCGGTGCTCCTGTTCGCCCTGCTGCTCCTGGCCGTCGGCATCCTGGTGCGGGTGGCGCCCTCGACCGTGGCGCTGTACGGCGGTGGCGTACTGGTCGGCACGGCGATAGCCCTGCTCAACGTGTTGATGCCCGGCCTGATCAAGCGGGACTTCCCGGACAGGGCGGCGTCGATGACGTCGGTCTACACCGGGGCGATGATCGCGGGCGCCACCGTGGTGGCAGCGTCGTCGGTGCCGCTGGAGAAGGCGTTCGGAGACAGCTGGGAAGCCTCACTGGCGGTCTGGTCGCTGCTCGCGGTCCTCGCGGCGGTGGCCTGGCTGCCGCAGGTGCTGATCGCCCGCGGCCGTACGGGGCACGAGGTGCGGGTCACGAGCGGGGCGGCTTCGCACTCGACCGGAAGGGGTACGACGGGCGGGTCGGCGGCTCTCGGGTCGTCGTCCGACGGAAAGAGCGTGTGGCGCTCGGCGCTCGCCTGGCAGGTCACCTTCTTCATGGGGCTCCAGTCGCTCTGGTCGTACGTGTTGATCGCCTGGATGCCGACGATCTTCACGGACCACGGGATGAGCCGCTCCACGGCGGGCGTGATCTTCGCGTTCAACAACCTGATCCAGGTGGCGGGCGCCTTCGCCGTGCCGCTCCTCGCCGGCCGGATGCGCAGCCAGCGCCCGCTGATCGTCCTGGTCACCTCGTTGGTCGCGGCCGGCTATGTGGGCCTGATGGTCGCCCCGGTGAGCGGCGCCTGGCTGTGGGCGGGGGTCCTCGGGATCGGGCAGGGCGGCGCGGTCGGCCTGGCCCTGACGCTGATCGTGCTGCGCTCCGGCGACGCCCGCACCGCGGCCAGGCTCTCCGGCATGGCCCAAACGGTGGGCTACCTGCTGGCGGCCGTCGGCCCCCTTACGGCCGGCGCCGTGCACCAGGCGACGGGCGGCTGGACCGTGCCGATCGCCCTGGTACTCGGCGTATGCGCGGCGGCCCTGGCCGTGGGCCTCTTCGCGGCCCGGGACCGAACGGTCTAG
- a CDS encoding ABC transporter permease: MYNPTVARLTYRALLGRRRAAILFVLPALLIVIAAAVRSFSGADDQVTADLLGGFALATMVPLIGVIAGTGAIGPEIDDGSIVYLLAKPVKRSTIIFTKLIVAIAVTMAFSAIPTLIAGLILNGNGQQIAIAYTVAALVASIAYAAVFLLLGTVTRHAVVFGLVYALVWESLFGNLVPGARTLSVQQWSLALAQRIGENGVISSDVGLPLAVILLVGVTAAATWYAGRKLRTLKLAGEE; encoded by the coding sequence ATGTACAACCCGACCGTCGCCCGGCTCACCTACCGAGCCCTGCTCGGCCGCCGCCGGGCCGCCATTCTCTTCGTCCTGCCCGCCCTGCTGATCGTGATCGCCGCGGCCGTCCGCTCCTTCAGCGGAGCCGACGACCAGGTCACCGCCGACCTGCTCGGCGGGTTCGCGCTGGCCACGATGGTGCCGCTGATCGGCGTCATCGCCGGCACCGGCGCCATCGGCCCGGAGATCGACGACGGCTCGATCGTGTACCTGCTGGCCAAACCGGTGAAACGATCGACGATCATCTTCACCAAGCTGATCGTCGCGATCGCCGTGACGATGGCGTTCTCCGCGATCCCCACGCTGATCGCCGGGCTCATCCTCAACGGCAACGGCCAGCAGATCGCGATCGCCTACACCGTGGCGGCCCTGGTCGCCTCCATCGCGTACGCCGCCGTCTTCCTGCTGCTCGGCACCGTTACCCGCCACGCGGTGGTCTTCGGGCTGGTGTACGCGCTGGTCTGGGAGTCGCTGTTCGGCAACCTGGTGCCCGGCGCGCGCACGCTCAGCGTCCAGCAGTGGTCCCTCGCGCTGGCCCAGCGCATCGGCGAGAACGGCGTGATCTCCTCCGACGTGGGGCTGCCGCTCGCGGTGATCCTGCTGGTGGGAGTGACGGCCGCGGCCACCTGGTACGCGGGCCGCAAGCTGCGCACCCTCAAGCTGGCCGGGGAGGAGTAA
- a CDS encoding ABC transporter ATP-binding protein codes for MTTIDIDHASRWFGNVVAVNDVTMTIGPGVTGLLGPNGAGKSTLINMMGGFLAPSTGTVTLDGAQIWRNESVYRTVGIVPEREAMYDFLTGREFVVANAELHGLGAREADRALATVEMEYAQDRKIQTYSKGMRQRVKMASALVHDPSVLLLDEPFNGMDPRQRMQLMELLRRMGAEGRTVLFSSHILEEVEQLASHIEVIVAGRHAASGDFRKIRRLMTDRPHRYLIRSSDDRALAAALIADPSTAGIEVDLKEGALRIQAVDFGRFTTLLPQVAKANGIRLLTVSPSDESLESVFSYLVAA; via the coding sequence GTGACCACCATCGACATCGATCACGCCTCCCGCTGGTTCGGCAACGTGGTGGCGGTCAACGACGTCACCATGACGATCGGCCCCGGCGTGACCGGGCTGCTCGGCCCCAACGGCGCCGGAAAGTCCACGCTCATCAACATGATGGGTGGTTTCCTCGCCCCCTCCACGGGAACGGTCACGCTCGACGGCGCCCAGATCTGGCGCAACGAGTCCGTCTACCGCACGGTCGGCATCGTTCCCGAGCGGGAGGCCATGTACGACTTCCTGACGGGCCGCGAATTCGTCGTCGCCAACGCCGAGTTGCACGGCCTGGGCGCCCGTGAGGCCGACCGGGCACTGGCGACGGTCGAGATGGAGTACGCCCAGGACCGCAAGATCCAGACCTACAGCAAGGGCATGCGCCAGCGCGTCAAGATGGCGTCCGCCCTCGTCCACGACCCCTCGGTGCTGCTCCTCGACGAGCCGTTCAACGGCATGGACCCGCGCCAGCGCATGCAACTCATGGAACTGCTGCGGCGGATGGGGGCCGAGGGCCGCACGGTCCTGTTCTCCTCCCACATCCTCGAAGAGGTCGAGCAGTTGGCCTCGCACATCGAGGTCATCGTGGCCGGACGGCACGCGGCCAGCGGCGACTTCCGCAAGATCCGCCGCCTCATGACGGACCGGCCGCACCGCTATCTGATCCGCTCCAGCGACGACCGCGCGCTGGCCGCGGCGCTGATCGCCGACCCCTCGACCGCCGGGATCGAGGTGGACCTCAAGGAAGGCGCGCTGCGCATCCAGGCCGTCGACTTCGGCCGGTTCACCACGCTGCTCCCGCAGGTGGCCAAGGCGAACGGCATCCGCCTGCTGACGGTCTCGCCCTCCGACGAGTCCCTCGAATCCGTCTTCTCCTACCTCGTAGCGGCCTGA
- a CDS encoding ABC transporter permease: MATDSAQTQIHNIGYRSYDGPRLGRAYARRSLFSQSLRGAYGLGRSAKSKVLPMLLFAVMCVPAAIMVAVTVVTKVTDLPVQYTRYAIYLQAVIGLFIAAQAPQTVSRDLRFKTVPLYFSRPIERVDYVLAKYAAMASALFIITGAPLVVLYIGSLLAKLDFADQTKGFAQGLVSVALLSLLFAGLGLVIAALTPRRGFGVAAVIAVLTVSFGAVSAVQAIAFNQGSPGAVQWLGLFSPITLIDGVQTAFLGSSSAFPGGHGPGSGTGVVYLLVVLALILGSYAVLMRRYRKVGL, encoded by the coding sequence ATGGCAACTGACAGCGCCCAGACCCAGATCCACAACATCGGCTACCGCAGCTACGACGGGCCGCGCCTGGGCCGGGCCTACGCCCGCCGCTCACTCTTCTCACAGTCGCTGCGCGGCGCCTACGGACTGGGCCGCAGCGCCAAGTCCAAGGTGCTGCCCATGCTGCTGTTCGCGGTGATGTGCGTGCCCGCCGCGATCATGGTCGCGGTCACCGTCGTCACCAAGGTCACCGACCTCCCCGTGCAGTACACGCGGTACGCGATCTACCTCCAGGCCGTCATCGGACTGTTCATCGCGGCCCAGGCACCCCAGACGGTCTCGCGCGACCTGCGCTTCAAGACCGTGCCGCTGTACTTCTCGCGGCCGATCGAGCGCGTCGACTACGTCCTCGCCAAGTACGCCGCCATGGCGTCGGCCCTGTTCATCATCACGGGCGCGCCGCTGGTGGTCCTCTACATCGGCTCCCTGCTCGCCAAACTCGACTTCGCGGACCAGACCAAGGGGTTCGCCCAGGGGCTGGTCTCGGTGGCACTGCTCTCGCTCCTCTTCGCGGGCCTCGGCCTGGTCATCGCCGCGCTGACGCCGCGCCGCGGCTTCGGAGTCGCCGCCGTCATCGCCGTACTGACCGTGTCCTTCGGGGCGGTCTCCGCGGTGCAGGCCATCGCCTTCAATCAGGGCTCGCCCGGCGCCGTCCAGTGGCTGGGCCTGTTCTCCCCCATCACGCTCATCGACGGCGTACAGACCGCGTTCCTCGGGTCGAGCTCCGCCTTCCCCGGCGGCCACGGCCCCGGCTCTGGCACCGGAGTGGTCTACCTGCTCGTCGTCCTCGCGCTCATCCTCGGCTCCTACGCCGTGCTGATGCGCCGCTACCGGAAGGTCGGGCTGTGA